The candidate division WOR-3 bacterium genome has a window encoding:
- a CDS encoding sigma-70 family RNA polymerase sigma factor — protein sequence MPDEHAQLVQELKAEKPGAFEKLFHTFWRPVMALALSHIADTAEAEDCAIETFEDLARGIKKFRGEAKLSTYVYRVALNRIRKHHRAHKRRLPTLPLETCPEHKLATPPLETRFETAAELKHLYHDLNQLPRTQREAITLRHILGLKLPEVARALGIPENAAAMRLNRGIKKLQKMRQRRIRREKYAR from the coding sequence GTGCCCGATGAACATGCCCAACTCGTCCAGGAACTCAAAGCGGAAAAGCCCGGTGCCTTTGAAAAACTGTTCCACACCTTCTGGCGACCGGTAATGGCGCTTGCTTTATCCCACATCGCCGACACCGCGGAAGCCGAAGACTGTGCGATTGAAACCTTTGAAGACCTTGCCCGGGGCATAAAAAAGTTCCGCGGTGAGGCAAAACTGTCCACCTATGTTTACCGGGTTGCCTTAAACCGCATCCGCAAACACCACCGCGCACACAAACGCCGCCTGCCCACCCTACCGCTGGAAACCTGCCCGGAACACAAACTCGCCACCCCGCCCCTTGAAACCCGCTTTGAAACCGCCGCAGAACTCAAACACCTCTACCACGACCTCAACCAGTTGCCCCGGACCCAGCGCGAGGCAATCACCCTGCGCCATATCCTCGGCTTAAAACTCCCCGAAGTTGCCCGTGCCCTCGGCATCCCGGAAAACGCCGCGGCGATGCGCCTCAACCGCGGCATCAAAAAACTACAAAAGATGCGCCAGCGCCGCATCCGGAGGGAAAAATATGCAAGATAA
- the groES gene encoding co-chaperone GroES, giving the protein MKIKPLQDRILVERVEEEVKKGGIIIPDTAKEKPQQGKVIAVGPGRIDEKGNRIPMEVKKGDYILFGKYSGNEIRIDDNEYLIMREDDVLAIIEKEK; this is encoded by the coding sequence ATGAAGATTAAACCCTTACAGGACCGCATCCTTGTGGAGCGGGTTGAAGAAGAGGTTAAGAAGGGCGGTATCATAATTCCGGATACCGCAAAGGAGAAGCCGCAACAGGGTAAGGTGATTGCGGTTGGACCGGGCAGGATTGATGAGAAGGGGAACCGGATTCCGATGGAGGTGAAGAAGGGCGACTACATCCTGTTCGGGAAGTACTCCGGTAATGAGATTCGGATTGACGACAATGAGTATCTGATTATGCGCGAGGACGATGTCCTGGCGATTATTGAAAAGGAAAAATAA
- the groL gene encoding chaperonin GroEL (60 kDa chaperone family; promotes refolding of misfolded polypeptides especially under stressful conditions; forms two stacked rings of heptamers to form a barrel-shaped 14mer; ends can be capped by GroES; misfolded proteins enter the barrel where they are refolded when GroES binds) yields MAAKDLRFEEEARRAILRGAEKLAHAVKVTLGPRGHNVLIEKKWGAPTVTKDGVTVAKEIELEDKFENMGAQMIKEVASKTSDVAGDGTTTATVLAEAIYREGLKNVTAGANSMALKRGIDKAVEAAVAELKRISKKASGREEIERVATISANNDKEIGKLIADAMEKVGKEGVITVEEAKSVETTLEVVEGMQFDRGYLSPYFALEPGTTSPQNQKMEAILEDAFVLLYEKKISSMRDLLPILEKVAQRGKPILVIAEEVEGEALAGLVVNHIKGTLRCCAVKAPGYGDRRRAMLEDIAVLTGGRLISEDLGIKLENIQISDLGIAKRVVIDKENTTIVEGAGKKADIQARIEQIRKQIEETKSDYDREKLQERLAKLAGGVAVINVGAATEVEMKAKKALVEDALHATRAAVEEGVVPGGGVALVRCIPAVEKLKLEGDELIGANIVKRALEEPIRQLAQNAGVDGSIVFNRVKEEKANFGFNCETLEYGDMFEMGIIDPTKVTRVALQNAASVAGLMITTECAIAELPEKEKAPPMPGGGYGGEY; encoded by the coding sequence ATGGCAGCAAAGGATTTACGGTTTGAAGAAGAGGCAAGACGCGCAATTTTGCGCGGTGCCGAGAAACTGGCTCATGCGGTCAAGGTTACCCTTGGTCCGCGGGGGCACAATGTTTTGATTGAGAAGAAGTGGGGCGCGCCCACCGTGACCAAGGACGGTGTCACGGTTGCCAAGGAGATTGAACTGGAAGACAAGTTTGAGAATATGGGCGCGCAGATGATTAAGGAGGTGGCGTCGAAGACCTCGGATGTGGCGGGTGATGGCACGACTACGGCAACGGTGCTGGCAGAGGCAATCTATCGTGAGGGTTTGAAGAATGTGACCGCGGGTGCGAATTCGATGGCGTTGAAGCGGGGTATTGACAAGGCGGTTGAGGCGGCGGTTGCGGAACTGAAGCGGATTTCGAAGAAAGCCTCGGGCCGGGAGGAGATTGAACGGGTGGCGACGATTTCGGCAAACAACGATAAGGAAATCGGGAAGTTGATTGCCGATGCGATGGAGAAAGTTGGCAAAGAGGGCGTGATTACGGTGGAAGAGGCGAAGTCGGTTGAGACGACGCTTGAGGTGGTGGAGGGTATGCAGTTTGACCGTGGCTACCTTTCACCTTACTTTGCCCTTGAGCCCGGGACAACTTCGCCCCAGAATCAGAAGATGGAGGCGATTCTTGAGGATGCGTTTGTCCTTTTGTATGAGAAGAAGATATCTTCAATGCGCGACCTTTTGCCGATTCTTGAGAAGGTGGCGCAGCGGGGCAAGCCCATCCTCGTGATTGCCGAAGAGGTTGAGGGCGAGGCGCTTGCCGGTCTGGTGGTGAACCACATCAAGGGCACCCTGCGGTGCTGTGCGGTGAAGGCACCGGGCTATGGCGACCGGCGCCGGGCGATGCTGGAGGATATCGCGGTCCTGACCGGAGGGCGGTTGATTTCTGAGGATTTGGGTATCAAACTGGAGAACATCCAGATTTCGGACCTCGGCATTGCCAAGCGGGTGGTGATTGACAAGGAGAATACGACGATTGTTGAGGGTGCGGGCAAGAAGGCGGACATCCAGGCGCGCATCGAGCAGATTCGCAAGCAGATTGAGGAGACGAAGTCGGACTACGACCGGGAGAAGTTGCAGGAGCGGCTGGCGAAGCTTGCCGGCGGCGTTGCGGTCATCAATGTTGGTGCGGCAACTGAGGTGGAGATGAAGGCGAAGAAGGCGCTGGTTGAGGATGCGCTCCATGCGACCCGGGCGGCGGTTGAAGAGGGCGTGGTGCCAGGCGGCGGTGTGGCGCTCGTGCGCTGCATTCCGGCGGTGGAGAAACTGAAACTGGAAGGCGACGAGTTGATTGGCGCAAACATTGTCAAGCGGGCGCTCGAGGAGCCAATCCGGCAGCTGGCGCAGAACGCCGGGGTTGACGGCTCAATCGTGTTCAATCGGGTCAAAGAGGAGAAGGCGAACTTCGGGTTCAACTGTGAGACCCTGGAGTATGGCGATATGTTTGAGATGGGTATCATTGACCCGACGAAGGTGACCCGGGTGGCGCTGCAGAATGCGGCGAGCGTTGCCGGGTTGATGATTACGACCGAGTGCGCCATCGCCGAGTTGCCCGAGAAGGAGAAGGCACCACCGATGCCAGGCGGTGGCTACGGCGGTGAGTACTAA
- a CDS encoding zinc ribbon domain-containing protein, protein MPTYEYRCRKCGHKFSQFQKITEPALKNCPKCQGRNCVERLISGGSGLIFKGSGFYITDYKNKSSAGEKKPEKGGEKKSGTGDNTP, encoded by the coding sequence ATGCCAACTTACGAATACCGATGCCGCAAGTGCGGACATAAGTTCAGTCAGTTTCAGAAAATCACCGAGCCGGCATTAAAAAACTGTCCGAAGTGTCAAGGGAGAAATTGCGTTGAACGGCTGATTTCCGGCGGCAGTGGCTTGATTTTTAAGGGCTCGGGGTTTTACATTACGGACTATAAAAATAAGAGTTCTGCCGGAGAAAAGAAGCCGGAAAAGGGTGGCGAGAAGAAGTCGGGGACAGGCGACAACACCCCTTAA